The genomic interval AGGCAACGCCGTGCGCGTTACCGCGAAGCGCCCGTCGCGCCGGTCTCCCGCCAAGGCGGTCAAAGGCGCAGCAAGCCCTGCCGAAACGCCCGTCAAAGCGCCGGTTAAAGCGCCCGCTAAAGTGCCCGTCAAAGCGCGCTCGCCGCGCGCCGCCCGTAAGCGATAAGAAAACCCTTTCACTGCCTATTTTTTTTCTTGTTGGACCGAAACGCCCCGCTCTCGCCAAACTGCGCTGACCGATTCAACGATTCAACGCCTTGCGCAGGAAGACCCGATGAGCACCACACCGCACGCCCAGCCCGGCCAGCTTTGCATCTGGACCGATACCGACCCGCAAGCCGAAGCCGACTTCAACGCGTGGTACGACCGCGAGCACATGCAGGAACGCGTGGGCATTCGCGGCTTTCGCTTTGCGCGCCGCTTTCTCGCCAATGACGGCGCGGCGCGCCGCTATCTCGCGCTGTACGTCACCGAATCGCTCGACGTGTTTCGCAGCGACGCCTATCACCAGGCGTTCACGCAGCAAACCGACTGGTCGCTGCGCAATTTCTCGCACATGAGCGACACGCAGCGGCGCGTGGGCGAGCTGGCGTTCGAAGCCGGCGAAGGCGAAGGCGCCCATGTCGCGATATTCGTGGCCTCGCCGGCCGCACTCGCCGCCGCGAACTGGCGCGATCTCGCCGATGCCGCCACGCACGAGGCCGGCGTGCATGCAGTGCGCGTGTTCCGCACCGAAGGCTCGCTGTCCGCGCCGCTGTCCACCGGCGCCGCCGACGCCGCCACGCGCGCCGCGCAGGAAGACGCCGTCGTATTCGTCGAAGGCAGTGCGAACGAAGCCGCGCGCGCCGCGGCCCAAAAGCTCGCCCAGGCCTGCGGCGTCGCGCCGGATTCGGTGCGCAGCTTCGACATGCTCTGGCGCCTTTCGGCCTGAGTTCGGCCTGACCTGGAACTCGCCAGCCCGGGCCGCTCAACGCCACACCTCACGTCAACGCCACACGCCAGGCCACCCGCAAGACGGCCCGCCCCATGACCACGGAGAACCCGATGAACTCTCTCGCACAAGAAGCCCCGACGGCCAGCCACCCGCGCGCCGGACGCGGCCGCCTCGCGACCGCCAGCATGATCGGCACGTCGCTCGAATGGTATGACTTCACCGTCTACAACACGCTCGCGGCGCTCGTCTTCAATCACCTGTTCTTCCCGTCCGTCGATCCGCTCGCGGGCACGCTGCTGGCGTTTTCGACCTACGCGGTCGGGTATGTCTCGCGGCCGCTCGGCGGTTTCATCTTCGGCAATCTCGGCGACCGCGTGGGCCGCCGCGCCGTGCTCATGCTCACGCTCGTGCTCATGGGCCTCACCACCGCGCTGATGGGCGTGCTGCCCACCTATGCCACCGCCGGCATCCTGAGCCCGATGCTGCTCGTCGCGCTGCGCTTCGTGCAGGGCATCGCGCTCGGCGGCGAATGGGCGGGCGCGGTGCTGCTCGCGGTCGAACACGGCGACCAGAACAAGCGCGGCCTCAACGCCTCGTGGGCGCAGGTCGGGCCGTCGTTCGGCACGCTGCTGGGCACGGGCTTCATTGCGCTGATCACGCTCGCGGTGTCGTCGGAGGACTTCCTCACGTGGGGCTGGCGCGTGCCGTTCCTCGCGAGCCTGCTGCTGGTCGGCTTCGGCCTGTGGGTGCGCCGCAGCGTGGGCGAAACGCCCGCGTTCGAAAAGCTCAACGAAGCGCATGCCACGGCCAAGGTGCCGGTGCTCGAAGTGTTCCAGCAGCACTGGCGCCGGCTGATCGTGGCGGGCGGTGCGCGTATCGGCTCGGACGTGCTCTACGCGCTGCTCGTGGTGTTCACGCTCACCTACGTGACCACGGTGCTCAATCTCTCGCGCTCGCTCGCACTGACCGCCGTGCTCGCGGGCACCGCCTGCAACGCCGCGACCGTGCCGCTGTTCGGCGCGCTCTCCGACCGCTTCGGCCGTCGCCCCGTGTATCTCGGCGGCGTGATCGCGGCGATCGTCTGGGCGTTCGGCTTCTTCATGCTGATGAACACCTCGCAGCCCGCGCTGATCGTGCTCGCCGTGATCATCGGCCTCGTGATTCACGCGGTGATGTACGGCCCGCAGGCCGCCTTCGTGACCGAACAGTTCCCGACGCGCGTGCGCTACGCCGGTTCGTCGCTGGCCTATACGCTCGCGGGCATTCTGGGCGGCGGCTTCGCCCCGCTCATCATCGTCGCGCTGTTCCGCGCCTCGCATGGCACGACGGCCGTGTCGCTCTACGTGACCGGCGCGCTGATCGTCACCGGCATCGCGCTGCTGGCCGCCCGCGAAACGGCGAAGCGCCCGCTGCAAGACTGATTCCGCACTTCCGCCCGGCGTGCGCGTGGGTTAGCGCGCGCCGGGCTCGCTCCCCCTTCCTCGAATTCCCATCATGACGACGCTTTCCTTCAACGTCCTGCCGGCCGATGGCGCGGCCACGCCGCTCACGCTCGACATCGACACGCTCGTGATCGCCGGCTGGGCCGGCCGCGACGCGCACGCGATCCAGCATCACATCGACGAACTCGCGGCGCTCGGCGTCGCGCCGCCCTCGAGCACGCCGCTCTTCTACCGCGTGGGCGCGGAGCAACTGAGCCAGGCCGAAACCGTCGACGTGCTCGGCACGCACACGAGCGGCGAGGTCGAATGCGTGCTGTTCGCGAGCCCGCTGGGCACGCTCGTGACGATCGGCTCCGACCACACCGACCGCAAAGCCGAAGCGTACAGCGTGGCCGTCTCGAAGCAGGTCTGCCCGAAGCCGCTCGGCCGCGAAGCATGGCGTTACGAAGACGTGGCCGGGCACTGGGACCAGTTGACGATGCGCGCGACGCTCGTCACCGCGAACGGCGCCACGCGCGCCTACCAGAGCGGCGCCGTGGACGGCCTGCTGCCGCCCGCCGATCTCTGGCAACGCTACACCGAAGACGGCGCGTTGCCGCCGGGCAGCGCGATGTACAGCGGCACGCTCGCGGTGCAAGGCGCGATGGCGGCGATGGAATCCGGCGACGCGTTCGAGCTCGAACTACACGATCCCGTGCTGAAGCGCAGCCTGCGCGCGCGTTACGCGATTCGCGCGCTGCCGGTCGTGGCCTGACCGACTTATCGCTTGATTTAGATTTTTGGGCGCGACGGTTTTGCGCCCCGTTCCTGTTCCGCTTTCGTGCGTTGCGCGTGTGACGAATCACGCGCCATTCACGCAATCCACGTCACTCACGCCCTTCACGCCCCGCACGCCATGTCATTCGCTCCCGCCACACCGCTTACGCAACTCGCCGCCGACCTCGACGCGGGCCGCACGACCAGCCGCGCGCTCGTCGAAGCCGCGCTCGACCGCATCGCCGCTGAAGGCAACCATGGCGGCCACGCTTTCGTTTCTGTGGATGCCGAACGCGCGCGCGGCGAAGCCGACGCCCAGGACGCGCTGCGCCGCGCGGGCGTGAAGCTTTCGCCGCTCGCGGGCGTACCGGTGTCGATCAAGGATCTGTTCGATGTGGCGGGCGAGCGCACGCGCGCCGGTTCGCGCGTGTTCGACGGCGTCGCGCCCGCCACGCAGGACGCCGAAGCCGTCGCGCGCCTGCGCCGCGCGGGCGCGGTGCCGCTCGGCCGCACCAACATGAGCGAGTTCGCGTTCTCCGGGCTCGGCGTGAATCCGTGGTACGGCACGCCGCGCTCGCCCTGGCGCGACGGCGCCAGCGGCGAAGCGCGCGTGGCGGGCGGTTCGTCGTCGGGCGCCGCGATGTCGGTGGCGTTCGGCATGGCGGCGGCGGGCCTCGGCAGCGACACTGGCGGCTCGCTGCGCATTCCCGCCGCATTCTGCGGCCTCACCGGCTTCAAGCCCACGGCGCGACGCGTGCCGACCGCTGGCGCGTTCCCGCTTTCCACCACGCTCGATTCGATCGGCGCGATCGCACCGGGCGTGGCGTGTTGCGCGATGGTCGATCGCGTGCTCGCGGGATTGCCCGTCGACACGCCCGGGTTGCCCGGCGATACGGCGGCCGGTTTGCGTCTCGCGGTGCTCACGAACTACGTGACCGAAGGCATGGACGCGCGCGTGAGCGAGGCGTGGGAAACCGCGCTCGGCCGCCTCGCGCGCGCGGGCGTGCAACTCACGCCGCTGCGCCTGCCGCTGCTCGACACGCTGCCGTCGATCAACCGCTTCGGTTTCTCGCCGATCGAAGCGTACGCGACGCATCGCGGCCACCTGCCCGGGCACGCCGACCGTTACGACCCGCGCGTGCTCGCGCGCATTCGTATCGGCGAAACGGCGCTGGCCGCCGATTACCTCGATCTGATCGCGGCGCGCGCGGCGGCCACCGCGCAAGCCCACGCGGCACTCGACGGTTTCGATGGCTTCCTCATGCCGACCGTGCCGATCGTGCCGCCGGCGATTGCGGCGCTCGAAGCCGACGCGGCGCATTTCGCCGCCACCAACGCGCTGGTGCTGCGCAATCCGTCGACGGTCA from Paraburkholderia acidisoli carries:
- a CDS encoding DUF2848 domain-containing protein, with protein sequence MTTLSFNVLPADGAATPLTLDIDTLVIAGWAGRDAHAIQHHIDELAALGVAPPSSTPLFYRVGAEQLSQAETVDVLGTHTSGEVECVLFASPLGTLVTIGSDHTDRKAEAYSVAVSKQVCPKPLGREAWRYEDVAGHWDQLTMRATLVTANGATRAYQSGAVDGLLPPADLWQRYTEDGALPPGSAMYSGTLAVQGAMAAMESGDAFELELHDPVLKRSLRARYAIRALPVVA
- a CDS encoding DUF4286 family protein, whose translation is MSTTPHAQPGQLCIWTDTDPQAEADFNAWYDREHMQERVGIRGFRFARRFLANDGAARRYLALYVTESLDVFRSDAYHQAFTQQTDWSLRNFSHMSDTQRRVGELAFEAGEGEGAHVAIFVASPAALAAANWRDLADAATHEAGVHAVRVFRTEGSLSAPLSTGAADAATRAAQEDAVVFVEGSANEAARAAAQKLAQACGVAPDSVRSFDMLWRLSA
- a CDS encoding amidase, with product MSFAPATPLTQLAADLDAGRTTSRALVEAALDRIAAEGNHGGHAFVSVDAERARGEADAQDALRRAGVKLSPLAGVPVSIKDLFDVAGERTRAGSRVFDGVAPATQDAEAVARLRRAGAVPLGRTNMSEFAFSGLGVNPWYGTPRSPWRDGASGEARVAGGSSSGAAMSVAFGMAAAGLGSDTGGSLRIPAAFCGLTGFKPTARRVPTAGAFPLSTTLDSIGAIAPGVACCAMVDRVLAGLPVDTPGLPGDTAAGLRLAVLTNYVTEGMDARVSEAWETALGRLARAGVQLTPLRLPLLDTLPSINRFGFSPIEAYATHRGHLPGHADRYDPRVLARIRIGETALAADYLDLIAARAAATAQAHAALDGFDGFLMPTVPIVPPAIAALEADAAHFAATNALVLRNPSTVNFLDGCAVSLPCTPRDSAPVGLSVCGLGGRDARLLRVATAIEAVLQAA
- a CDS encoding MFS transporter, which translates into the protein MNSLAQEAPTASHPRAGRGRLATASMIGTSLEWYDFTVYNTLAALVFNHLFFPSVDPLAGTLLAFSTYAVGYVSRPLGGFIFGNLGDRVGRRAVLMLTLVLMGLTTALMGVLPTYATAGILSPMLLVALRFVQGIALGGEWAGAVLLAVEHGDQNKRGLNASWAQVGPSFGTLLGTGFIALITLAVSSEDFLTWGWRVPFLASLLLVGFGLWVRRSVGETPAFEKLNEAHATAKVPVLEVFQQHWRRLIVAGGARIGSDVLYALLVVFTLTYVTTVLNLSRSLALTAVLAGTACNAATVPLFGALSDRFGRRPVYLGGVIAAIVWAFGFFMLMNTSQPALIVLAVIIGLVIHAVMYGPQAAFVTEQFPTRVRYAGSSLAYTLAGILGGGFAPLIIVALFRASHGTTAVSLYVTGALIVTGIALLAARETAKRPLQD